Within Nitrospirota bacterium, the genomic segment GATATTCAATGCCTCCCCGGGGATGCCCGACAACCCGATGCCCGTCACGCTCAGGAGCCATCCGACAACACAGCCGATGATCAAGGGGTTCGCAATGATCTCCCGTATGACCGTCCTGCTTTCCCTCGCCTCGGGCCGGCCCCAGACCGAGAGAACCGCGACGCAAAGGATGTTGATTATCACGATCATGAACCCGGCGGCAACTGAAGCAAGCTGCAGTCCTTCACTCCCGAACAGCGCTTGCGCGACAGCAAGGGCGATATACGTGTTGAACCGCACGCCTCCCTGGAAGATCGAGGTAAAGGTCGGGCCGGGAATCGACGGCCGAAACGCTCGCCAGAGGAGCATTGCGGCTGACGCCGTAAGCAGCGCCCCCAGCGCCACGATAAGCATGGACGGCCAGGGCACCCCTGAGAGCTTCTGGTTGGCAAGCTCTCGCACGAGAAGCGACGGGAAGAGAATGAAGTACGTAAGCTTCTCCATCCCCGGCCACGATTCATCGGGAAGAAACCTGGCCCGTTTGAGCGCGTAGCCGAGCAGAATCAGCACGAGGATAGGAACAATGGCAGAAGGTATGCTATTCATCCGTCAAAAGTCCGGGTCGGACCAGGCTAAGCTGATGACATCTGTGAGCCTCAATTGTAGTTTACCATGTTTTCTATGTTCTTTGTCTGGATCGCCGCGCTCTCCCAGATCACGTTTATCGAGTCCCAGGCAATACTCCTCCAATGCACTCCGGTGGGTTTGTACACGTGACCTTCAGTCGGCAGATCATACTTATCGACCAGCGGATCGAGTTCCTGAAATACATAGATGCGACCCCGCGGGACGAATTGGAGTTGATACAGCTGGTTCCTG encodes:
- a CDS encoding AEC family transporter yields the protein MNSIPSAIVPILVLILLGYALKRARFLPDESWPGMEKLTYFILFPSLLVRELANQKLSGVPWPSMLIVALGALLTASAAMLLWRAFRPSIPGPTFTSIFQGGVRFNTYIALAVAQALFGSEGLQLASVAAGFMIVIINILCVAVLSVWGRPEARESRTVIREIIANPLIIGCVVGWLLSVTGIGLSGIPGEALNIVSRAALPFGLLAVGAALRPGVVRGHLGSIAASSAVQFGIKPLTAVLLVRLTGLTGAAGGTLLLALTTPTAPTAYILARQLGGETDTMASIITAQTVMAFLVMPVWYLIAFS